The sequence below is a genomic window from Streptosporangium lutulentum.
CGTGGGGGTCAGCTCGGTCAGCGTGATCGCCAGTCCGACCTCCACGTTCGCGACGGTGGTGTCGGTGCTGGTGTCCGCCTGAGCCGTCGTGACCTGGCCGGACAGTTGCCCGATCGTTACGCCGGTCATCGCGAGACTCATAACCATTAAACGGGCTTTAGATACCGTTGACATGAAAACCCCCAAAGATCTTTTCGCTCACAGTAGTCAGACAATCACAAAACGTGCAAGCATTTAGAGGCCGTGTCGCCGCCTCATCAAAAGTTATGAACCCGGCCGATCGCACAGGGCACCCAGATCCCCACCTATGCACACGCACATCGCACAAAACCTTCTGCGCACTTATGCGGGCATACCGATTGCGAGATCTCCCTGTTTCTGCCGGGCCGGCCGAATGATCCGGCTGCGGATTCCCCGGAAACACACGCGTTCTCCACGCGAACGCACGCATCGCGGATCGTGTCCGGCGCCGATCAGGGCAACCCTTTCCGACCTGTGATCGTCACCGACGGAAAGCAGTCACGCACGCTCTGGAATCATCGCAATCCGGTGCAGTCACATAAGGCACATAGACCTAATAATCTGGTCGCATGCCAAAACGGGGGATTGTTTGGACAGGGGCTGGCAGGGGCATCGCGCTTCTCCTGGCGGCGGGGCTCGCACTGGGCGTTCTGGCGGCGGGGATCATGCTGCCGGCGGTCGGCGGGGTGGGCGTCGGAATCATGGCGGCGTCGAACGAGCTGGACCTCAAGGCGGCGGACCTCCAAGAACCCCCTCTGGCGGAGAAGACGACCGTGGTCGACGCGCAGGGCCACCAGATCGCCCAGTTCTACGATCAGTACCGGGAGAGCGTTCCGTTCGACCAGGTGGCCGACGTGATGAAGACGGCGATCGTCTCGATCGAGGACGACCGCTACTACGAGCACGGGCCGATCGACATCGAGGGAACGATCCGCGCCCTGGCGAAGAACCTGACGTCGGGCGGGGTGAGCCAGGGCGGTTCGAGCATCACCCAGCAGTACGTCAAGCAGGTGCTGCTCAACAAGGCCTCGACGAAGGCCGAGCAGGACAAGGCCCTGGAGACCAGCTACGCGCGCAAGCTCAACGAGCTGCGGTACGCGATGGGCATGGAGGAGAAGTACTCCAAGGACGAGATCCTCGGGAAGTACCTGAACATCGCCTACTTCGGGGCGTCGGCCAACGGGGTGGAGGCCGCGGCCAAGCGGTTCTTCGGGGTGCACGCGTCCGATCTGAACCTGGCCCAGGCGGCGACCCTGGCGGGAGCCGTCCAGCAGCCCAGCAGAACCGACCCCGCGGCGGGCAAGGCGGCTCAGAAGCGGCTGCTGGAACGGCGAAACGTCGTGCTCGACCGGATGGCGGAGCTTAAAAAGATCACGCCGGAGCAGGCCGCCGAGGCCAAGGACGAGCCGCTGGGTTACAAGGGCACTCCCCTGCCCGGCGGGTGCGAGGCCAGCCGCTATGTCTACTTCTGCATGTACGTGCGCGACGACATCCTCACCAACCCCGTTTTCAAGGCGTTCGGCAAGACGGCGAAGGCCCGCGGCCTCTACCTCGACCGCGCCGGCCTGACCATCAAGACCACGATCGACCCGAAGATGCAGGCCGCGGCCGACAAGGCCATCAAGGACCGGGTCTTCACCACCGACAACCCCGTGGCCGCCGAAGCCCTCGTCGAGCCGGGCACCGGCGAGATCAAGGCGCTGGCGGCCAGCCGGAAGTACGGCACCGACAAGAAGAAGAACGAGATCTCCTACAACCTGCCGGCCAACGTCGCGCACGGCGGAGGCATCGGCTTCCAGGCGGGCTCGACCTTCAAGGTGTTCACGCTGCTCACCGCCCTCGACCAGGGCATGAAGATCAACGACGGGTTGCAGGCCCCCGCCGGTTACACCGCGCCCGGCTACGCGTCCTTCAAGAACTGCAAGGGCGGGAACATCGGCGACCCGACGCACACCGTCACCAACGACGAGGGGTCGGGCGGGTTCAAGACCCTGCAGACGGGCACCTGGCAGTCGGTCAACACCTTCTTCCTGGCGCTGGAGCAGCGGGTCGGCCTGTGCGACGTGGTCACGACCGCCAAGTCGCTGGGCATCAAGCGCGCCGACGGCCAGGCGCTCCAGGAGTACGAGACCTTCACGCTCGGCATCAACGAGATGGACCCGGTGACCGTCGCCACCGCCTACGCCGCCATCGGCGCGCGCGGCGAGTACTGCCCGCCCCAGGCCATCACCGCGATCACCGACCGCGACGGCAAGACCACCTCCTACGAGCCGCAGTGCAGGCAGGCCCTGGACCCGGAGGTCGCCGACGCGGCCGCGGACATCCTGTCGGGGGTCTTCACCAAGGGCACGATGTCCGCGGTCGGCGGCATCGGCCGCCCGGCCGCGGGCAAGACCGGCACCAGCGACGACTCCTCCACCGCGTGGTTCGCCGGATTCACTCCGGACCTCGCCGGCGCGGTCAGCCTCGGCGACCCCCGCGGAGCGAACGACCACAAGCTGAGCAACGTGACCATCGGCGGCCAGTACTACCCCGTGGTCTTCGGCGCGGACATCTCCGGCCGGATCTGGAAGTACACCATGATCAACGCGCTGAAGGGCATCGAGGCCACGCCCTTCACCCCGATCAACAGCGAGCGCTTCGGCGGCTGCAGCACCAACTGCCAGCCCCAGAAGGACCCGGTGGTGGACGACGGGGACCGCGTCGGTGTGGACCTCGGGACCGATCCGAACGGCAAGCCCGGCCCCGACACGCTGAACGACAACCCCGGCGCCCTCGGCGGCCCCGGCCAGGGACCCGGCCAGGGACCCGGCCCCGGTCAGGGACCCGGCAGGGGCGGGCGTGGCAATTGATCTCTGATCGGGCGCCCGTACCGGCCGGGTGATTTCCTCGGCGCCGGACGCGGACCTCCGCGCCGTCCCGGCCGGCGCCGGGCTCGGGCCCCGCGCGTCGTCCCGGCCGGCGCCGGCCTGCTCAGCGGTCGGCCCGGAGCCCGGCCTTCGGGCAGGGCCAGCCGCACGCGCCCGCGTTCAGGGGGTCACGCGACGTCACGGTGGAGAGTCCGCCCAGCAGGGCCAGTGCGTGAGCGGAAGGGCTCCCGGGCTCGGTGTGGAAGATGCAGAGCTGCTGACCGGGAGCTTTGTCGACGCTGAACACCTCGTAGGCGAGTTCCAGCTCGCCGACCTCACGATGACGGATGCGCCTGCTCTCCCCGCACATGTCCCACACGTCATGGAGGGCCCATATTCGACGGAAGTCGAGGCTTTTGAATGAGAGTTCACTGACCAGCTCGGTCAGGTATGGATTGTCGAGATCCGCTCCCCAGGCGGCGCGCAGCTGGGCCACCCTGTGACGGGCGATTCGCTCCCAGTCTCGGTAGAACTCCCGCGCCCCGGGATCCAGAAAGATCAGCCAGAGCATGTTGTCCGTGTATTTCAGCCCGCGATGCAGGGCCGCGGCCAGCGAGTTCCTGGCCCGCACATCCTGCCAGCGGTCGAGCACGAACGCCGGGGTGTGCTGCCAGCTGTGCATCAACCGCAGCAGGTTCGGATCCACCGGATCCCTCCGGCGGACCGTTTCGCGCTGCCGTGACCCGGGGTGGGCGAGCTCGTACAGGTACGTCGCGGCTTCGGGGCTGAGGTTCAGCACCCGCACCAGGGCGTCGAGCACCCGATCGGACGGGCGGTGTTCGCGTCCCTGTTCCAGGCGGACGTAGTAATCGGTGCTGACCCCGGCCAGCGTCGCCACCTCCTGCCGGCGCAGTCCCGGCGTCCGGCGCGGACCGGAGGGCAGCAGTCCGGCATGCGCCGGGGGGGTGGCCTCACGCCGAGCGCGCAAGAACTCCCCCAGCAGCTTTTCAGTGCCCATTTAGTAACGTTATGTCACGGATTAGTGGGCAAGGTAGCTGTGTTACTCCCAGGACCGGCCCGGCTCCCCGACGGAAGGGCCGCCTGACTCCATGTCGGCGAGACTGCTCAGCAGGATCAGGGCACGTTCGGAACGACTGCCAGGCTCGGCGTGATAGATGGCCAGTCGCTGGCCGGGAGCGCTGGTGATGCTGAGCACCTCGCTGGTCAGGTCCAGCTCGCCGACCTTGCGATGGTGGAAACGCCTTTTCTCCTGGGTTATGCCGGATACGTCATGGCGCGCCCACAGCCTGCGGAAGTCGGCGCTTCTGAGGGAGAGTTCACCGACCAGCTCGATCATGTACGGGTGGTCGAGATCCGCCCCCGCGGCGGTGCGCAGGTGAGCCACCCTGGTCCGGGCGATCTGCTCCCAGTCCGGGTAGAGCTCGTGCGCGGCGGGGTCCAGGAAGACCAGCCGGAGCAGGTTGTCGGCGTACTCCAGTCCATCGTGGAGGAGGGCTCCCAGGGGGTTCCTGGCCAGCACGTCCAGCCAGCGGTCGAACACGAAGGCCGGGGTGTACGACCAGCTCCGCATGAGCCGCAGCAGGGCCGGACTGACCCGTTCCCTCGTCTCGCCGGTCGGCTTGCGCGGCCGGGCATGGGGATAGGCGAGCTCGTAGAGGTAGTCGGTGGCGTCGGCGTCGAGAC
It includes:
- a CDS encoding transglycosylase domain-containing protein; the protein is MPKRGIVWTGAGRGIALLLAAGLALGVLAAGIMLPAVGGVGVGIMAASNELDLKAADLQEPPLAEKTTVVDAQGHQIAQFYDQYRESVPFDQVADVMKTAIVSIEDDRYYEHGPIDIEGTIRALAKNLTSGGVSQGGSSITQQYVKQVLLNKASTKAEQDKALETSYARKLNELRYAMGMEEKYSKDEILGKYLNIAYFGASANGVEAAAKRFFGVHASDLNLAQAATLAGAVQQPSRTDPAAGKAAQKRLLERRNVVLDRMAELKKITPEQAAEAKDEPLGYKGTPLPGGCEASRYVYFCMYVRDDILTNPVFKAFGKTAKARGLYLDRAGLTIKTTIDPKMQAAADKAIKDRVFTTDNPVAAEALVEPGTGEIKALAASRKYGTDKKKNEISYNLPANVAHGGGIGFQAGSTFKVFTLLTALDQGMKINDGLQAPAGYTAPGYASFKNCKGGNIGDPTHTVTNDEGSGGFKTLQTGTWQSVNTFFLALEQRVGLCDVVTTAKSLGIKRADGQALQEYETFTLGINEMDPVTVATAYAAIGARGEYCPPQAITAITDRDGKTTSYEPQCRQALDPEVADAAADILSGVFTKGTMSAVGGIGRPAAGKTGTSDDSSTAWFAGFTPDLAGAVSLGDPRGANDHKLSNVTIGGQYYPVVFGADISGRIWKYTMINALKGIEATPFTPINSERFGGCSTNCQPQKDPVVDDGDRVGVDLGTDPNGKPGPDTLNDNPGALGGPGQGPGQGPGPGQGPGRGGRGN
- a CDS encoding helix-turn-helix transcriptional regulator; translated protein: MGGDKLLGDFLRARREITTPEQVGLLGVGPRRTPGLRREEVAMLAGVSTDYYVRLEQGRERRPSDQVLTALARVLCLDADATDYLYELAYPHARPRKPTGETRERVSPALLRLMRSWSYTPAFVFDRWLDVLARNPLGALLHDGLEYADNLLRLVFLDPAAHELYPDWEQIARTRVAHLRTAAGADLDHPYMIELVGELSLRSADFRRLWARHDVSGITQEKRRFHHRKVGELDLTSEVLSITSAPGQRLAIYHAEPGSRSERALILLSSLADMESGGPSVGEPGRSWE
- a CDS encoding helix-turn-helix transcriptional regulator: MGTEKLLGEFLRARREATPPAHAGLLPSGPRRTPGLRRQEVATLAGVSTDYYVRLEQGREHRPSDRVLDALVRVLNLSPEAATYLYELAHPGSRQRETVRRRDPVDPNLLRLMHSWQHTPAFVLDRWQDVRARNSLAAALHRGLKYTDNMLWLIFLDPGAREFYRDWERIARHRVAQLRAAWGADLDNPYLTELVSELSFKSLDFRRIWALHDVWDMCGESRRIRHREVGELELAYEVFSVDKAPGQQLCIFHTEPGSPSAHALALLGGLSTVTSRDPLNAGACGWPCPKAGLRADR